A single Sporosarcina sp. FSL W8-0480 DNA region contains:
- a CDS encoding glycosyl hydrolase family 18 protein — MQIHVVEQGNSIWGISNQYGVTMDQIIEANQLENPNALVIGQALVIPTVSESTVPKPVIDVNAYTINTGETGAREIQEVGQYLTYWMPFVYSVNEDGTLSTLDDTEMLKSAFAERVVPIMAITSFSATESGSDLAHTVLSSKELQEKVVTNILAVMKEKGYQGLNIDFENVYPADREHYNQFLQLAVDRLHPEGYSVSSALAPKTSSEQKGLLYEAHDYEAHGRIVDFVVLMTYEWGYRKGPAQAISPLNEIKKVLDYAVTVIPREKILFGFQIYARDWTLPFVQGSEAETFSSQEAVRRAIEHQVAIQYDETAQAPFFRYTDSEGRTHEVWFEDARSAQAKFDMVKDYKLRGISYWVLGYPFPQNWLLLGDNFTIRKRVD, encoded by the coding sequence TTGCAAATTCATGTAGTGGAGCAGGGAAATTCAATATGGGGAATTTCCAATCAGTATGGCGTAACGATGGATCAGATAATTGAAGCCAATCAATTGGAAAATCCGAATGCACTGGTCATTGGGCAAGCTCTTGTCATCCCAACCGTTTCCGAGTCAACCGTTCCGAAGCCGGTTATTGATGTAAATGCCTATACGATCAACACTGGGGAAACAGGTGCACGTGAAATTCAAGAAGTCGGTCAGTACTTAACCTATTGGATGCCATTTGTATATAGTGTGAATGAGGATGGTACCTTATCTACGCTTGATGATACGGAAATGTTGAAATCCGCTTTTGCGGAACGGGTTGTACCGATAATGGCAATTACAAGTTTCAGTGCAACAGAATCCGGTTCAGACCTCGCCCATACTGTACTTTCCAGTAAGGAACTTCAAGAAAAAGTCGTAACGAATATATTAGCAGTGATGAAAGAGAAAGGTTATCAGGGATTAAACATCGATTTTGAAAATGTCTATCCTGCTGATCGGGAGCATTATAATCAGTTTTTGCAGCTTGCGGTTGATCGATTACATCCAGAAGGATATTCGGTATCTTCAGCGCTTGCCCCAAAAACAAGCAGTGAACAAAAAGGATTACTTTATGAAGCACATGATTATGAAGCGCATGGCAGGATTGTAGACTTCGTTGTGCTAATGACATATGAATGGGGTTATCGAAAGGGACCTGCTCAAGCAATTTCACCCCTTAATGAGATAAAGAAGGTTCTTGACTACGCTGTTACCGTCATTCCAAGAGAGAAGATTCTATTCGGCTTTCAAATATACGCACGGGACTGGACGCTTCCGTTCGTTCAGGGATCGGAGGCCGAAACATTCAGCTCACAGGAAGCGGTTCGCCGAGCAATCGAACACCAGGTAGCCATACAATATGATGAAACTGCTCAAGCCCCGTTTTTCCGTTACACCGATTCAGAAGGACGCACCCATGAGGTATGGTTCGAAGATGCCCGCAGTGCACAAGCAAAGTTCGATATGGTGAAAGACTATAAACTTCGAGGCATCAGTTATTGGGTCCTCGGATACCCCTTCCCTCAAAACTGGCTCTTACTTGGAGATAATTTTACGATACGAAAAAGGGTCGACTAA
- a CDS encoding CoA transferase: MNKRKPLEGVKILELGNIVAAPFAGKLFAEFGAEVIKVEEPENGDPLRNWRVMHEDTSVWWYVQSRNKKAVTINLRDPEGQEIVKTLISKVDVVLENFKPGTLEKWGLGYEEMKNENPSIILTRISGYGQTGPYREKPGFGSVAEAIGGLRYLTGYPDRPPVRVGIAIGDMVAGLYAVIGTLMALRARDEDPEKKGQVVDVALYEAVFSLLEGILPEYDLTGVARERTGSTLPGIAPSNTYKCADGKHIVIGGNGDRIFQRLMTAIGREDLANDPRFSTNQGRADHVEFIDHEIEQWTLQYPLKEVQRILDEASVPVGPIYGVQDIITDEHYQARDMLREIVLSDGKKLMVPGIVPKLSETPGDIEWNGPELGAHNEEVYTEFIGISPEEVKQLKERGVI; encoded by the coding sequence TTGAACAAAAGGAAACCGCTTGAAGGCGTAAAAATTTTAGAATTAGGTAATATAGTTGCCGCTCCCTTTGCTGGAAAGCTTTTTGCGGAATTTGGCGCAGAAGTGATCAAGGTCGAGGAGCCTGAAAATGGGGATCCGCTTCGAAATTGGCGAGTAATGCATGAGGACACCTCAGTTTGGTGGTATGTCCAAAGTAGAAATAAGAAAGCGGTTACAATCAATCTCCGAGATCCAGAGGGGCAGGAAATTGTTAAGACATTAATCAGCAAGGTTGATGTTGTGCTCGAAAACTTCAAGCCCGGCACATTAGAGAAATGGGGCCTTGGCTATGAGGAGATGAAGAATGAGAACCCATCCATCATTCTCACTCGGATTTCCGGCTATGGTCAGACAGGACCGTATAGAGAAAAACCGGGATTTGGTAGTGTGGCGGAGGCAATCGGCGGTCTACGCTATTTGACGGGTTATCCGGATCGGCCTCCGGTACGGGTAGGAATTGCAATCGGGGATATGGTAGCGGGCTTATATGCAGTTATTGGAACATTGATGGCATTGCGCGCAAGAGACGAGGACCCTGAAAAGAAAGGGCAGGTCGTTGATGTCGCCCTTTACGAGGCGGTATTTAGCCTCCTTGAAGGCATTCTTCCGGAATACGATTTGACGGGTGTGGCGAGAGAGAGAACAGGGTCTACTTTACCTGGAATTGCGCCTTCGAACACCTATAAATGTGCAGACGGAAAACATATTGTCATCGGAGGAAACGGCGACCGGATTTTTCAGCGTTTAATGACTGCAATTGGCCGGGAGGATTTGGCGAACGACCCTCGCTTTTCAACAAATCAAGGCCGTGCCGATCATGTGGAATTCATAGACCATGAAATTGAACAGTGGACACTACAATATCCACTAAAGGAAGTTCAGCGGATATTGGATGAGGCATCCGTACCTGTAGGGCCGATTTATGGTGTTCAGGACATTATAACGGATGAACATTACCAAGCCCGCGACATGTTGAGGGAGATTGTTCTTTCGGATGGCAAGAAATTAATGGTTCCAGGGATTGTGCCGAAGCTTTCCGAAACACCGGGAGACATCGAATGGAATGGGCCGGAATTAGGCGCGCATAACGAAGAAGTGTACACGGAATTCATCGGCATATCGCCCGAGGAAGTAAAACAGCTAAAGGAAAGGGGGGTCATTTAA
- a CDS encoding TRAP transporter small permease has product MKKIYNFFDLLIRWGAYIAGVLILITTAMTFYEVVSRSFFHKPTSWATELSIYAIIGSCFLGSAYAVRTYSHITVDLLINNVNDRFKTILAYLTNSLGLVFSIIFTLYSYLHVIKTFNLGVTSASLLRIPMYIPESLLVFGGVLLCIAFILQIIDGGIHKGGEHL; this is encoded by the coding sequence TTGAAAAAGATCTATAATTTTTTTGATCTGCTCATACGTTGGGGCGCTTACATTGCGGGTGTGCTAATTTTAATCACGACAGCGATGACGTTCTATGAAGTTGTTTCAAGGTCATTTTTCCATAAACCGACTTCCTGGGCGACTGAGCTTTCCATCTATGCAATCATTGGCAGCTGTTTTTTAGGTAGCGCCTACGCGGTTCGGACCTATTCGCATATTACAGTTGATTTATTGATTAATAATGTAAATGATCGTTTTAAAACAATACTTGCATACCTGACAAATTCTCTTGGTTTGGTGTTCAGCATCATCTTTACACTTTATAGTTATCTGCACGTCATCAAGACATTCAACCTTGGGGTTACGTCCGCATCACTGTTGAGGATTCCGATGTACATACCGGAATCCCTCCTAGTGTTCGGAGGTGTGCTGTTATGCATCGCCTTTATTTTGCAGATTATTGATGGCGGCATCCATAAAGGAGGGGAACACCTATGA
- a CDS encoding hydroxymethylglutaryl-CoA lyase has protein sequence MEEVAIIDVSPRDGLQNEPKPISTEQKLKLIDMLVNAGIQNVEVTSFVHPLKVPQMADANDVLQALSDKKDLETIALIPNLKGYERAREHRLTEVNWVSAATETFNAKNIGMSIEENMSQFLKVLDEAKKDGIKTCFSVAVSFGCPYEGDVEEEKVLQIVRRVKEAGVDRIGIADTIGIATPDHVERLMKKVLEIAGDTPVAIHLHDTRGLGLANAYMAYRAGVRIFETSASGIGGCPFAPGAAGNLATEDLVYLFERMNISTGVDFQKLLDAADYAASLSTKKPLGRIRHVENQREKGNAV, from the coding sequence ATGGAAGAAGTCGCAATTATAGATGTCAGTCCAAGGGATGGATTACAAAACGAGCCTAAACCGATTTCAACAGAACAAAAGCTGAAACTTATTGACATGTTAGTCAATGCAGGGATTCAAAACGTAGAAGTTACCTCATTCGTACATCCGTTGAAAGTACCTCAAATGGCAGATGCAAATGATGTACTTCAGGCACTATCCGATAAGAAAGACCTTGAAACAATTGCTTTGATCCCGAATCTGAAGGGATATGAGCGGGCAAGGGAGCATCGATTGACTGAAGTGAATTGGGTCAGTGCAGCTACGGAAACCTTCAATGCGAAAAATATAGGAATGTCCATTGAGGAGAATATGTCCCAGTTCCTTAAGGTTTTAGATGAAGCAAAAAAGGACGGCATCAAAACATGTTTTTCCGTTGCAGTTAGCTTTGGCTGTCCATATGAAGGGGATGTGGAGGAAGAAAAGGTACTGCAAATTGTCCGGCGTGTCAAAGAAGCCGGCGTCGATAGGATCGGCATTGCGGACACGATTGGAATTGCAACTCCGGATCATGTCGAAAGACTGATGAAGAAGGTACTTGAAATTGCAGGCGACACTCCAGTTGCCATCCATTTGCATGACACACGAGGACTTGGACTTGCAAATGCATATATGGCTTATCGGGCAGGGGTCAGGATTTTTGAAACATCTGCGAGCGGGATTGGGGGATGCCCATTTGCACCGGGTGCCGCAGGTAATTTGGCAACAGAGGATCTCGTTTATCTTTTCGAAAGGATGAACATTTCAACAGGGGTTGATTTTCAAAAACTGTTGGATGCTGCAGACTATGCAGCAAGTCTTTCAACAAAAAAACCACTCGGTCGTATCCGACATGTGGAAAATCAAAGGGAAAAGGGGAATGCAGTATGA
- a CDS encoding CBS domain-containing protein: MTVKNSDRFIVAYNRIEKLLSSKVDEEGYFPFYRLIDKVKIKNSVVRKYEDDLREFGDLRNAIVHNRTGIDFVIAEPHDEIVERIEQIEGKLGNPLSIGALFGCKVHTLQTTDSLSDALELMHENKFSQVPIYEDGKFKGLITAVGITYWLAGQTTKGSIPREIPTLSDVYNHEKRKESFEFVERDLSVYEADDYFKRAITRGTRLEALLITENAKPEEELIGIITPFDLLKIK, encoded by the coding sequence ATGACTGTTAAGAACTCGGATCGTTTTATAGTTGCGTATAATCGGATTGAGAAATTACTCTCATCGAAAGTGGATGAGGAAGGCTATTTTCCGTTTTACCGTCTTATTGATAAAGTGAAGATTAAAAACTCTGTTGTTCGTAAATATGAAGATGACTTGCGGGAGTTTGGAGATTTGCGAAATGCGATTGTCCATAATCGGACAGGGATAGATTTTGTGATCGCTGAACCTCATGATGAAATTGTGGAACGGATTGAGCAAATCGAAGGGAAATTAGGTAATCCACTTAGTATTGGCGCTCTTTTCGGTTGCAAAGTGCATACATTGCAAACAACAGATTCCCTGTCAGACGCTTTGGAGTTAATGCATGAAAACAAGTTCAGCCAAGTACCCATTTATGAGGATGGGAAATTCAAAGGCTTGATAACAGCAGTGGGCATTACATATTGGTTGGCAGGTCAAACGACAAAAGGTTCCATTCCCCGGGAAATACCGACACTATCCGATGTTTATAATCATGAAAAGCGAAAAGAGTCGTTTGAATTTGTCGAAAGAGATCTTTCCGTGTATGAAGCTGATGACTATTTCAAAAGGGCGATTACAAGGGGTACTCGTTTGGAAGCATTACTCATTACTGAAAATGCTAAACCTGAAGAAGAATTAATCGGAATCATAACCCCTTTTGATTTATTGAAAATAAAATGA
- a CDS encoding GntR family transcriptional regulator, producing MSQFIVKKTTLKDQVYDYLKNGIIMGQIEPGERLIEEKISEILKVSRSPIREAVRMLEKDGLLEVHTTGGVTVVNPSVDDFRNLYEIRVEMESLAAFYAAQRRDDVEVEELKSYVNEMKEEKANDNFTELLDVNFKFHELIVYASKNPFLVSMTLQLRGVNSFYRKVILEANPGYAEKAYEDHLKIFEAIANQKPEQARQLMRRHIEHDYKMFTKSAAIQEVTQQC from the coding sequence ATGTCGCAGTTCATTGTAAAGAAAACGACATTGAAGGATCAAGTCTATGATTATTTGAAAAACGGCATCATCATGGGCCAAATTGAACCGGGTGAGAGACTGATAGAGGAAAAGATCTCTGAAATACTAAAAGTGAGCAGAAGCCCTATCCGGGAAGCAGTCAGAATGCTTGAGAAGGATGGATTGTTGGAAGTACATACTACTGGAGGTGTGACTGTCGTCAACCCATCTGTAGATGATTTTCGTAATCTTTATGAAATCCGAGTGGAAATGGAGTCGCTTGCGGCATTTTATGCTGCCCAACGTAGAGATGACGTTGAAGTTGAGGAGCTGAAATCCTATGTTAATGAGATGAAAGAAGAAAAAGCCAACGATAACTTTACAGAATTACTTGATGTCAATTTCAAATTCCACGAGTTGATCGTCTATGCAAGCAAAAATCCATTTCTAGTATCAATGACATTGCAGTTAAGAGGAGTAAACAGCTTTTACAGAAAAGTGATTTTAGAAGCCAATCCAGGATACGCAGAGAAGGCTTATGAAGATCATCTGAAAATCTTCGAAGCAATTGCGAATCAAAAACCCGAACAGGCGAGGCAATTAATGAGGCGGCATATCGAACATGACTATAAAATGTTCACAAAATCAGCTGCCATTCAGGAGGTAACGCAACAGTGTTGA
- a CDS encoding DNA alkylation repair protein: MKRAWNHEGIVEKFKANRNDEQAGPMEAYMKNHFPFLGIKSPLRKSLMREQFLEYELPEPESLFSEAWKLYDLPEREYQYAAIGLIDKMKKHLTTEDFPVLRQFIETKSWWDSVDSIAPTFVGLLAKLDRNYGEKIMLEWSNADNMWTNRSAILHQLKFKNQTDKDLLFRIVQQHADSNEFFIQKAIGWALREYAKTNPEAVREFVGESTLKPLSRREAMKHIG; this comes from the coding sequence ATGAAGAGAGCATGGAATCATGAAGGGATTGTTGAGAAGTTTAAAGCGAACCGAAATGACGAACAAGCTGGTCCGATGGAAGCATATATGAAGAACCACTTCCCGTTTTTAGGGATTAAAAGCCCCTTGCGCAAGTCGTTGATGCGTGAACAGTTTCTTGAATATGAACTACCAGAACCCGAGTCTCTTTTTTCAGAGGCGTGGAAGCTATATGATTTGCCGGAGCGTGAATATCAATATGCAGCAATTGGGTTGATCGATAAGATGAAAAAGCATCTGACAACGGAGGATTTTCCGGTGCTTCGACAGTTCATTGAAACAAAGTCCTGGTGGGATAGTGTGGATTCGATAGCTCCGACATTCGTCGGACTTCTTGCGAAGCTTGATCGAAACTATGGTGAGAAGATTATGCTGGAGTGGTCTAATGCAGATAATATGTGGACAAACCGTTCAGCAATCCTTCATCAGTTAAAGTTCAAGAATCAGACAGACAAAGATCTATTGTTTCGCATTGTTCAGCAACATGCCGATTCGAATGAGTTTTTCATTCAGAAGGCAATTGGTTGGGCTTTGCGCGAGTATGCGAAAACGAATCCGGAAGCTGTTAGAGAATTTGTAGGGGAGTCTACATTAAAGCCATTAAGCCGTCGTGAAGCGATGAAGCATATTGGCTAA
- a CDS encoding DctP family TRAP transporter solute-binding subunit: protein MKKWMVGLFVTIIGMVLLSACNNEKSNDKAEADSGDGYEATTIRLAYNLPQDHHVAVGIEDFAKKVIEKSDGKVNVQVYPAGQLLSDKDMNQSILSGGVEMGVNSSTLWSSTVPAMGIFDVPYVFNDYSAVGEAVNGEFGDKLRSAMEEKGAKVLMFADYGYVQFANNKRQLKSPEDFKGLKIRSIGDLPSELIKAYGASPVFMGGGEVYMALQRDTVDGATSGTTAMLQRKYDEVTKYLTVNNYAYLEFLLAVNKDYWDGLPKKTQDLLTEVAAETETWIREQAEKEDTESAKALEEKGMEVYYVPADELDVWKDAAAPVRDVFVKNAGDLGKELLEMVDKK from the coding sequence ATGAAGAAATGGATGGTAGGTTTGTTTGTAACAATTATTGGGATGGTGTTATTGTCTGCTTGCAACAATGAGAAATCGAATGATAAGGCTGAAGCTGATAGTGGGGATGGATATGAAGCAACGACAATCCGACTTGCTTATAACTTACCACAAGATCACCATGTCGCTGTAGGAATCGAAGATTTTGCTAAAAAAGTAATCGAAAAGTCGGATGGCAAGGTAAATGTGCAAGTTTACCCTGCAGGGCAATTACTGAGTGACAAAGACATGAACCAGTCAATTCTTTCAGGCGGTGTTGAAATGGGTGTTAACTCTTCAACGCTTTGGTCATCTACCGTGCCTGCAATGGGGATTTTCGACGTTCCTTATGTTTTCAATGATTACTCAGCTGTTGGTGAAGCGGTTAATGGCGAATTCGGTGATAAGCTTCGAAGTGCAATGGAAGAAAAAGGTGCAAAAGTTCTAATGTTTGCTGACTATGGCTATGTTCAATTTGCGAATAACAAACGCCAATTGAAATCTCCAGAAGACTTCAAAGGCTTGAAAATCAGAAGTATCGGAGACTTACCATCAGAATTGATAAAAGCATATGGTGCATCACCAGTATTCATGGGTGGTGGGGAAGTATACATGGCTCTACAACGTGATACTGTCGATGGTGCAACATCCGGTACAACAGCAATGCTTCAACGTAAATATGATGAAGTTACGAAATACTTGACAGTTAATAACTATGCATATCTTGAATTCTTACTTGCTGTGAATAAAGACTACTGGGATGGTCTTCCAAAGAAGACACAAGACCTTTTGACAGAAGTTGCTGCTGAAACTGAAACATGGATTCGTGAACAAGCTGAAAAAGAGGATACTGAGTCTGCAAAAGCTCTTGAAGAAAAAGGAATGGAAGTGTACTACGTTCCTGCAGATGAGTTGGATGTTTGGAAAGACGCTGCAGCACCCGTACGTGATGTATTCGTAAAAAATGCCGGTGACCTTGGTAAAGAACTTTTAGAGATGGTAGATAAGAAATAA
- a CDS encoding TRAP transporter large permease: MNLFFTGGLGILLLIGLPVAFTLSLLAVAGMYFFNGGTFAFMQIPIISYKSLDDFTLTALPMYVLMSQVLVVSGVGRDLYEMASRWFRHFPGGLAIATLFCCTVFSAISGSSVATAVTVGSVALPEMVRRGYNKRHVLGLLAAGGTLGILIPPSIPMIIYGSVTGESVGKLFIAGIIPGAIMTIAFMIFSAYQTRHIKDKPATWGERLEASRKAIWGLLLPIIIIGGIYSGIFTPTEAAAIGVVLSFVIAIFVYKNINLTTLKEILVSTVKTNAMILFIIIGAMLLGYILTILQIPQGIVNFATTQDVSPWIIFILINIVLLVLGMFLETVSILVITLPILYPIIMALGFDPIWFAIIMVINMELALISPPVGLNLFVLKGLNKENTINEIVKGVIPYAIIMLVFMVILSIFPEIATVLIHSDIK, encoded by the coding sequence ATGAATCTATTCTTTACGGGTGGTTTGGGGATCCTTCTTCTAATTGGATTGCCAGTTGCTTTTACACTTAGTTTACTTGCGGTTGCCGGAATGTATTTCTTTAACGGAGGCACGTTCGCCTTCATGCAAATTCCAATTATTTCGTATAAGTCATTGGATGACTTTACGCTGACTGCGTTGCCGATGTATGTGTTGATGAGCCAGGTGCTTGTCGTTAGTGGCGTCGGTCGGGATTTGTATGAAATGGCAAGTAGATGGTTCAGGCATTTCCCTGGAGGACTTGCCATTGCGACATTGTTCTGCTGTACGGTTTTCTCGGCGATTTCAGGGTCAAGTGTAGCTACTGCTGTAACTGTAGGGTCAGTTGCACTTCCGGAAATGGTTCGTAGGGGATATAACAAACGGCATGTATTAGGTTTATTAGCAGCGGGCGGTACGCTGGGAATTCTTATTCCTCCAAGTATTCCGATGATCATCTATGGTTCTGTTACTGGGGAATCCGTGGGTAAACTTTTCATAGCTGGAATAATTCCTGGAGCAATTATGACAATTGCATTCATGATTTTCTCTGCATACCAGACGCGTCATATTAAAGATAAACCTGCAACTTGGGGCGAACGGCTTGAAGCCTCACGCAAGGCGATATGGGGCTTGCTGCTACCGATCATTATCATCGGTGGAATCTACTCAGGTATTTTCACTCCAACTGAAGCAGCCGCTATCGGTGTCGTACTTAGTTTCGTAATTGCGATTTTCGTCTATAAGAATATCAATTTGACTACGTTAAAGGAAATCTTGGTTTCCACGGTAAAGACGAACGCAATGATTCTATTCATCATCATTGGTGCAATGCTGTTAGGCTATATTCTAACAATCCTTCAGATTCCACAAGGCATCGTCAATTTTGCAACAACACAGGATGTTTCACCTTGGATCATCTTCATTTTGATTAATATCGTGCTGTTGGTTCTTGGGATGTTTTTGGAAACTGTTTCGATTTTAGTTATCACATTGCCAATTCTCTATCCAATCATCATGGCACTTGGCTTCGATCCAATCTGGTTTGCCATCATCATGGTCATCAATATGGAACTTGCATTGATTTCACCTCCAGTCGGACTAAATCTGTTCGTATTGAAGGGGCTAAACAAGGAAAATACCATCAACGAAATCGTCAAGGGTGTTATCCCTTATGCGATTATCATGCTTGTATTCATGGTCATTCTTTCTATCTTCCCTGAAATCGCAACAGTGCTTATCCATAGTGATATTAAATAA
- a CDS encoding nucleoside deaminase, translating into MITDVDKEFLQMALAEAELALQDNTYPVGAVLVDEDFNVIATGRNRVHPKKDVSAHAEIEAIRNAGEVIFDAKINNKKFTLYSSLEPCPMCTGGILFAKIQRVVWLLNDDKGFGGFLKMKDTAIFEEKFNRIEVIAEPDEKLKMKQIELINKWEKNANHVANLRKVALAKN; encoded by the coding sequence ATGATTACTGATGTGGACAAAGAGTTTTTACAAATGGCTTTGGCTGAAGCTGAGTTAGCTTTACAAGATAATACCTATCCTGTTGGGGCTGTTCTTGTTGACGAGGATTTCAATGTCATTGCAACGGGGAGAAATCGCGTTCATCCTAAAAAGGATGTGTCAGCACATGCTGAGATTGAAGCGATTCGCAATGCGGGCGAAGTTATTTTTGATGCAAAAATAAATAATAAGAAATTCACCCTTTACAGTTCTTTGGAACCTTGCCCAATGTGTACTGGCGGGATTCTGTTTGCAAAGATTCAACGGGTTGTCTGGCTGCTGAATGACGACAAGGGATTTGGGGGATTTTTAAAGATGAAGGATACGGCAATTTTCGAGGAGAAATTCAATCGGATTGAAGTGATTGCTGAGCCGGACGAGAAACTGAAGATGAAACAAATTGAACTTATAAATAAATGGGAGAAAAACGCAAATCACGTGGCGAATTTGCGCAAGGTTGCATTAGCCAAAAATTAA
- a CDS encoding ABC transporter permease subunit has protein sequence MKFFLFECKKMIKKKSIWVAMILSVVAIAGFYFFNYSVAERVHKTRMLDLETSQIDIPEKLAKDRIDLEAAKKAGDSARVLDIEHGISIYEKMLEDKKFQWDNIMDGNWAAISEKQYEQLNYFAVTSKSQNFPVHSIMDQHVSMFTVRASAEERRLVAEIGVEPFVQWDYFAPYHPTAYDNHDGKVLEMWELGTKRYGKQGSYFLYQVIPAFIIPFIILIGCFVFGNNVSSEATKKKRGLNLYAVLPLKRGQLFFSKYFSGLVLTVVFVVFILCVPLISSLFTSGMGSLQYPVLIYDGPAESPFGFESTILNEWTDEFHFITLGEYFSTVLLLTVVLIVFMFSIYYLLSLFIKNPTVNAAILLIVTFFGMTVLPKAPYNPFTYVDIHRVVNREFAVVNFNEAITVGNGLMVLGMIGVIAIGLCYLRFRRYVVE, from the coding sequence ATGAAGTTCTTTCTTTTTGAATGTAAAAAGATGATCAAGAAGAAATCGATTTGGGTTGCGATGATACTATCAGTCGTGGCGATAGCGGGGTTTTATTTCTTTAATTATTCTGTAGCTGAACGAGTTCATAAGACTCGAATGCTTGATTTGGAAACAAGTCAAATCGATATTCCTGAAAAACTTGCAAAGGATCGGATAGATCTTGAAGCTGCAAAGAAGGCCGGAGATAGCGCAAGGGTTCTTGATATAGAGCATGGGATTAGTATCTATGAAAAAATGCTTGAAGATAAAAAGTTTCAATGGGACAACATTATGGATGGTAATTGGGCGGCAATTTCGGAAAAACAGTATGAACAGTTGAATTACTTTGCCGTAACCTCTAAGAGCCAGAACTTTCCTGTGCACTCAATTATGGATCAACACGTTTCGATGTTTACGGTAAGGGCATCCGCAGAAGAGAGAAGGCTTGTGGCGGAAATAGGGGTTGAACCTTTCGTGCAATGGGATTACTTTGCCCCTTATCATCCAACCGCCTACGATAACCATGACGGCAAGGTATTGGAAATGTGGGAATTGGGTACGAAACGGTACGGGAAGCAGGGGTCCTATTTTTTATATCAAGTCATCCCCGCCTTCATTATTCCGTTCATCATTCTGATTGGTTGCTTTGTCTTTGGAAATAACGTTTCCTCCGAAGCGACGAAGAAAAAAAGAGGCTTGAACTTGTATGCGGTCCTTCCTTTAAAAAGAGGACAGCTCTTTTTCTCAAAATATTTCAGCGGACTAGTGTTAACGGTTGTTTTTGTTGTATTTATTCTGTGTGTGCCACTCATTTCCAGTCTGTTCACATCTGGTATGGGCAGCTTGCAATATCCGGTATTAATTTACGATGGCCCGGCGGAAAGCCCATTTGGATTTGAATCGACCATCTTAAATGAATGGACGGATGAATTTCATTTTATTACCTTAGGAGAGTATTTCAGTACAGTTCTGCTTTTAACGGTTGTTTTGATTGTTTTCATGTTTTCGATTTACTACCTCCTTTCTCTATTTATTAAAAATCCGACTGTTAACGCGGCGATTCTTCTAATTGTAACTTTCTTCGGGATGACTGTTTTGCCAAAGGCACCGTATAACCCATTCACCTATGTCGATATTCACAGAGTAGTGAATCGGGAATTCGCCGTTGTTAATTTTAACGAAGCGATAACAGTAGGTAATGGATTAATGGTTTTGGGTATGATTGGGGTAATAGCAATCGGTCTATGTTATTTGCGATTTAGGAGATATGTAGTCGAATAA